GCACCATAAACATTTACTGACACTCCAACTACAGTGCCGGTATTAAACATAGTGCTTATACCAGCTTTGGAATAATCACCCATAAATGTACCGCAGAAAATTTCTCCTGAATCCACCAGGTCATCAACTGAATAGTCATACAGTTTTACTGATTTATAATCATTTTTCAGATTGGAATTGTTGGTATTGGCTCCCAGATTGCACCACTCCCCGATATAGGAATTTCCTAAAAATCCGTCGTGGGCTTTGTTTGTAAAAGCATGAAAAATACTATTTCCAACCTCCCCTCCTACTCTACATACAGGCCCCAAGGTGGTATTAGGTCTTATTTTTGCCCCAAAAGCAACCATGGAGTTCTCACCTATTGCTACCGGCCCAATCAATAAACTACCTTCCTGAATAATACTGTTTTTCCCAATATAAATTGGTCCGTTTTCAGCATTAAGTATTGCGGCTTTAATTGATACTCCTTCTTCAATAAATATATTTTCGGTATTATACACCGCAGTAAAAGGATCGGTAATTTCTGCTGATTTCCTGCCTTTCACAATTTTCTCAAAATCGAGCTTGATTTGATGGGCATTATTAAGGAAAAGAGATGGTAAACTATTAATTACATCTATATTATCTTTGTATTCGGCACATTTTTCGGGCAGATATTCAAAACCAAAATTAAGTTTAAGGCTTGTTTTAAAGGCAATCAGAGAATTTTGATAATATAAACCTTCGTTTATTGATACTTTTTCTATAATTCCAACCAAGGCTTCATCAGGCAAATATGAAGCATCAATATAAATATTAGTTTCATGGAAATCTGCTACATATTTATGATCAAGATAAGCCTCCGTTAAATATGAAACGTTGGCATTGGGCAAATACGCCTCCCATTTTTTATTAATTGTATGGATTCCTACCCTAAGATTACCCACGGGCCTTGTTAAAGTCAAAGGCTTAAGTTTTTCTCTGAAAACAGGATTATCGAAAAGTATTATGTTCATTCGAAAAGATTTTTTCAAACGCAAAAATACCCAAATATTTGATTGGAATAAAGCAAATGCAGGATTACTGTTTTCCGCTTATTTCAATTGCCATTTTTACAGCATTAAAGGTATTCACGATTCCGCCCGTATTACATAATTCAGAAAATGTAGCTTTCTCTTTGCCCCCTGGTATATTTACCTCAGTACCACTAATTTTTTCTACTGAATTAAGAATAATAGATTTGATTTGAGCAGCATCTAAGCTAGGGAAGTAGGACTTTAAGAGTGCCGAAAGACCGGTAACAGCGGGTGAAGCCATACTAGTGCCTTGTTTTTCTTCGTATTTAGAACCCGGAACTGTTGAGTAAATAGCTACCCCCGGCGAAAACACATCTACGCCCTTTTTTCCAAAGTTACTAAAATCAGCAGGTAAATCGGCTCCTTCAACAAAATTAGAGGCACCTACAACAATCCAATTTTTAATTTCAGAGCCATTGAGCATTATTCTGTTGGGGAAATGTTTGTCGACATCCACATTTTCATTTTCATTTCCAGCTGCCGACACAAGTAATACTCCTTTTGATTCTGCATATTTTGCAGCATCATCCACCCATTTTTTATCCGGAGAATATGCCTTTCCAAAACTCATATTGATTACCTGTGCCCCATTATCTACAGCATATTTGATTGCGTTGGCTACATCTTTATCCCGCTCGTCGCCATTGGGTACGCACCTTATCACCATTATTTTTACGTTATCAGCCACCCCTTTTACCCCTTTTTCGTTGGTACGGTCAGCGGCAATAATTCCAGCCACATGTGTACCGTGCATGGCATCTGGCCCCATAACTTCATTGTTTCCGTATGACCCAAAACCCAACTCTGAGGTGTTATCTCCTATTATTTCTCTGGGATTAAAGTCTGTATTCAGGTTGTATTCCAGTTGCTCTTTGAAGTGATTTACACCATCCACCAAATCGGCTTTAGTGGCACCCATTGCAAGCATATTTAACCAGGCTTGCTTTGCCGCTCTTACTGACCTTTCAACTTCAGCTTCATTAATTTTTAAAACATCCTCTTTGGTCAGATCTTCTTTCCCTGTGATTTTTTTCAAAACTTCTTCCGCTTTTGTTACCCTGTCGAGCATACCCTGATATAAAGGCAAATATTGCTGGGCTTCATTTTTTTCATCTTCAATTTTCCTTTTCAAGCTTTGCAATAATTCATAATCAGCTTTGTTTTTTTTGATAAATTTCTTTTTTGGATTTTCTCCAAAATAATTCTGAAGTTTTATCAAAATCCTCACGCTTTCAAGTTGTTCCTGATTGATATCGCGACCATCTTTGGCTCCGATGAAATCCCATCCATTTATATCATCTACAAATCCATTTTTATCATCATCAATTCCATTGCCTGCGATTTCACCGGGATTAACCCATATATTATTTTTCAAATCTTCGTGTTCAATATCAATTCCCGAATCAATTACCGCTACAATTACAGTTTTAGATTTTCGATCTTTAAGTAATTCTCTGTAAGCCTTTTCGGTACTCATTCCACGTATTCCATCTTCTTTGAGGTCAAGATTGTGCCAATTAAATTTAGTTTTTAATTCTTGTGAAAAAGAAAAGAAGGGAATAAAAACAAGAATGAGTATTTTTTTCATTTTGAATATTTAAGTTTTGAAATAAAACCCTTTTCTACGGATTTGACAAAAATCAAATTAAAAATTGTCCGGTTTTCCAAAATTTTTAGAAAACTGAATATTTGAAATCAAATTATTGATTATTCGAAAAAAGCGGAAGACAAAAATAATATTTTTTACTTAAAAATCAGCCAAGTGCTTGTTTAAAATCTGCAATTAAATCCTGTAAATTTTCTATTCCTACTGATACCCTGAGAAGATTTTCGGGCAAAACAGAGTCTTTCCCCTCATATGTTCGGCGATGATCGACCAGACTTTCTACTCCACCCAGGCTTGTGGCATTTTTAAATACTTTAAGTCTCGCAGCTACGGCTTTGCAGTTTTCTTCGTCTCCTTCAATCAAAATTGAAAGCATCCCTCCAAAACCATTTTGCATCTGATTTTTCGCCACTTCATGTCCATCATTTGACTTTAATCCCGGATAATATACCTGCGAAATTTTTGGGTGTTTTTCCAGATATTCAGCCAATTTCATTGCATTTTCCGCGTGTCGTGGCATTCTTAGGTGAAATGTAGCCAGACTACGATTAAGCAACCAGCAATCAAAAGGTGAAGGCACGCAGCCGCCAGTTATTTGATAATCTTTAATTCTTGCGAAAAACACTTCGTTTTTTTCTTCTTTCCACATCAATGCACCACCTAATATATCAGAATGTCCACCAAAATATTTGGTCGTAGAATGCATTACCAGGTCGCATCCTAAATCAAGAGGTTGGGTAAAATATGAAGTTGCCCAGGTGTTGTCACAGGCAACAATTACATTTTCATGTTTTTGTGCAAGTTTTAAGATAGCATTAATATCAGTGATTTTGAGTTTGGGATTAGATGGAGACTCCACCCAAATCAATCTTGTTTCGGGCAATATTGAAGAATTAACTCCTTCAATATCAGACATATTTATCTCAGAATAAGTAATACTTGTATTGGTGCCGAGTAATTTAAGGGCTGAGCGGGTACCGTAATATATATCATCGGGAATTATCACATGCGAACCCGCAGGAAGGGCTTGAAAAACCGCATAAGTAGCAGCCTGTCCCGATGAAAATGCCAAAGCTTGCCTGGCATGCTCTATGGCTGCCAGTTTTTTTTCCAG
The sequence above is a segment of the Cytophagaceae bacterium genome. Coding sequences within it:
- a CDS encoding S8 family peptidase, translated to MKKILILVFIPFFSFSQELKTKFNWHNLDLKEDGIRGMSTEKAYRELLKDRKSKTVIVAVIDSGIDIEHEDLKNNIWVNPGEIAGNGIDDDKNGFVDDINGWDFIGAKDGRDINQEQLESVRILIKLQNYFGENPKKKFIKKNKADYELLQSLKRKIEDEKNEAQQYLPLYQGMLDRVTKAEEVLKKITGKEDLTKEDVLKINEAEVERSVRAAKQAWLNMLAMGATKADLVDGVNHFKEQLEYNLNTDFNPREIIGDNTSELGFGSYGNNEVMGPDAMHGTHVAGIIAADRTNEKGVKGVADNVKIMVIRCVPNGDERDKDVANAIKYAVDNGAQVINMSFGKAYSPDKKWVDDAAKYAESKGVLLVSAAGNENENVDVDKHFPNRIMLNGSEIKNWIVVGASNFVEGADLPADFSNFGKKGVDVFSPGVAIYSTVPGSKYEEKQGTSMASPAVTGLSALLKSYFPSLDAAQIKSIILNSVEKISGTEVNIPGGKEKATFSELCNTGGIVNTFNAVKMAIEISGKQ
- a CDS encoding aminotransferase class I/II-fold pyridoxal phosphate-dependent enzyme, with the translated sequence MPEKLNLETILVNGIPIEIESEPVVSPLVLSTTFERGSDGNFVAGGDIYSRASNPNRRQLEKKLAAIEHARQALAFSSGQAATYAVFQALPAGSHVIIPDDIYYGTRSALKLLGTNTSITYSEINMSDIEGVNSSILPETRLIWVESPSNPKLKITDINAILKLAQKHENVIVACDNTWATSYFTQPLDLGCDLVMHSTTKYFGGHSDILGGALMWKEEKNEVFFARIKDYQITGGCVPSPFDCWLLNRSLATFHLRMPRHAENAMKLAEYLEKHPKISQVYYPGLKSNDGHEVAKNQMQNGFGGMLSILIEGDEENCKAVAARLKVFKNATSLGGVESLVDHRRTYEGKDSVLPENLLRVSVGIENLQDLIADFKQALG
- a CDS encoding glucose-1-phosphate thymidylyltransferase; amino-acid sequence: MNIILFDNPVFREKLKPLTLTRPVGNLRVGIHTINKKWEAYLPNANVSYLTEAYLDHKYVADFHETNIYIDASYLPDEALVGIIEKVSINEGLYYQNSLIAFKTSLKLNFGFEYLPEKCAEYKDNIDVINSLPSLFLNNAHQIKLDFEKIVKGRKSAEITDPFTAVYNTENIFIEEGVSIKAAILNAENGPIYIGKNSIIQEGSLLIGPVAIGENSMVAFGAKIRPNTTLGPVCRVGGEVGNSIFHAFTNKAHDGFLGNSYIGEWCNLGANTNNSNLKNDYKSVKLYDYSVDDLVDSGEIFCGTFMGDYSKAGISTMFNTGTVVGVSVNVYGAGFQEKFIDSFTWGGKTEGYVKYRFEKALEVINDTMSRRNLHLTDEDERILKHISNHNKL